A stretch of Flavobacterium sp. N2270 DNA encodes these proteins:
- the guaB gene encoding IMP dehydrogenase: protein MKAHTTKIIGEGLTYDDVLLVPNYSQILPREVSIKSKFSKNITLNVPIISAAMDTVTESDMAIAMAQEGGIGVLHKNMSIERQAAEVRKVKRAESGMIIDPVTLTLNATVGDAKRAMKEHGIGGIPVVDDTMTLKGIVTNRDLRFEKNSNRSIVEVMTSENLVTAQVGTTLEQAEEILQDHKIEKLLVISEGYKLAGLITFRDITKLTQKPNANKDQFGRLRVAAALGVTADAVERATALVNAGVDAVIIDTAHGHTKGVVDVLKAVKSTFPNLDVVVGNIATPEAAKYLVENGADGVKVGIGPGSICTTRVVAGVGFPQFSAVLEVAAAIKGSGVPVIADGGIRYTGDIPKAVAAGADCVMLGSLLAGTKESPGETIIFEGRKFKSYRGMGSVEAMKEGSKDRYFQDVEDDVKKLVPEGIVGRVPYKGELNESMLQFVGGLRAGMGYCGSKDIETLQDTGRFVRITASGIGESHPHNVTITKEAPNYSR, encoded by the coding sequence ATGAAAGCACACACTACAAAAATCATCGGAGAAGGACTTACTTATGACGATGTACTTTTAGTTCCAAATTACTCTCAAATTCTACCAAGAGAAGTAAGCATCAAATCAAAATTTTCAAAAAACATTACATTAAATGTTCCTATTATTTCGGCTGCTATGGATACAGTTACCGAAAGTGATATGGCTATTGCTATGGCACAAGAAGGAGGAATTGGTGTTTTGCATAAAAATATGTCTATTGAACGCCAAGCGGCTGAAGTTCGTAAAGTTAAACGTGCAGAATCGGGAATGATTATCGACCCTGTAACACTAACATTAAACGCAACAGTTGGAGATGCTAAAAGAGCGATGAAAGAGCATGGTATTGGTGGAATTCCTGTTGTAGATGATACTATGACGCTAAAAGGAATTGTTACCAATAGAGATTTGCGTTTTGAAAAAAACAGCAATCGTTCTATTGTTGAGGTTATGACTTCTGAGAATTTGGTTACTGCACAAGTAGGTACAACTTTAGAACAAGCAGAAGAAATTTTGCAAGATCATAAAATTGAAAAATTATTAGTAATTTCTGAAGGTTATAAACTTGCCGGACTAATTACTTTTAGAGATATAACTAAATTGACTCAAAAGCCAAACGCAAATAAGGATCAATTTGGACGCTTACGTGTTGCTGCTGCTCTAGGAGTTACTGCGGATGCTGTTGAAAGAGCTACTGCATTAGTGAATGCTGGAGTTGATGCTGTTATAATTGATACAGCTCATGGACATACAAAAGGAGTAGTTGATGTTTTAAAAGCAGTCAAAAGTACATTTCCAAATTTAGATGTTGTAGTAGGAAATATAGCGACACCAGAAGCGGCTAAATATTTAGTTGAGAATGGTGCTGATGGTGTGAAAGTTGGAATTGGTCCGGGTTCAATTTGTACAACACGTGTTGTTGCTGGAGTTGGTTTTCCACAATTTTCAGCTGTTTTAGAGGTTGCTGCTGCAATAAAAGGCAGTGGAGTTCCGGTTATTGCAGATGGAGGAATTCGTTATACAGGTGATATTCCTAAAGCTGTTGCTGCAGGTGCTGATTGTGTAATGCTTGGTTCTCTATTAGCAGGAACGAAAGAATCTCCTGGAGAAACTATAATTTTCGAAGGAAGAAAGTTCAAATCATATAGAGGTATGGGATCTGTAGAAGCTATGAAAGAAGGCTCTAAAGACCGTTATTTTCAAGATGTGGAAGACGACGTTAAAAAATTAGTTCCAGAAGGAATTGTAGGTCGTGTTCCTTACAAAGGAGAGTTGAACGAGAGTATGCTACAATTCGTTGGAGGTTTACGTGCAGGAATGGGATATTGTGGTTCAAAAGATATTGAAACCCTTCAAGATACAGGAAGATTTGTGAGAATTACAGCAAGTGGAATAGGGGAAAGCCATCCACATAATGTTACGATTACTAAAGAAGCTCCTAATTATTCAAGATAA
- a CDS encoding YqjF family protein produces MRNDMPKEITIQEILKTTSHRPWKMPTENWKFYQEWNNAIFLHWQVELTELEKFVPKELEIDLYEGNPWVSIVAFTMEKIRPRKLPYFPPISNFDEINIRTYVKSKNKTGVYFLSIEGGKKLSCKIAKRISELPYRFSEIKRRENQYKSNNFEFKDNLNIEFTIGNNMVEKTELEKWLTERYALFQDTKTSINEFEIHHLEWPINRLELKKLEYNYPRFYKLIKDKPNLVQYSKGVKVIAWGKNKKVKKGYNNHF; encoded by the coding sequence ATGAGAAATGATATGCCTAAAGAAATAACAATCCAAGAAATATTAAAAACTACTAGTCACAGACCTTGGAAAATGCCAACCGAAAATTGGAAATTTTATCAAGAATGGAATAATGCTATTTTTCTTCATTGGCAAGTTGAATTAACCGAATTGGAGAAATTTGTGCCGAAAGAACTAGAAATAGACTTGTACGAAGGTAATCCTTGGGTTTCTATTGTTGCGTTTACAATGGAAAAAATAAGACCGAGAAAGCTACCCTATTTCCCTCCAATTTCAAATTTTGATGAAATTAATATCCGAACTTATGTAAAGTCAAAAAATAAAACTGGTGTTTATTTTTTGAGTATTGAAGGCGGAAAAAAATTGTCATGCAAAATTGCAAAAAGAATATCTGAACTTCCATATAGATTTTCAGAAATTAAAAGAAGGGAAAACCAATATAAATCCAATAATTTTGAATTTAAGGACAACTTAAACATTGAGTTTACAATTGGAAATAATATGGTAGAAAAAACAGAATTGGAAAAATGGTTAACTGAAAGATATGCTCTTTTTCAAGATACCAAAACATCAATAAATGAATTTGAAATTCATCATTTGGAATGGCCCATTAATAGACTTGAACTAAAAAAATTAGAATATAATTACCCAAGATTTTACAAACTAATAAAAGACAAACCTAACCTAGTTCAATACTCAAAAGGTGTAAAAGTTATTGCTTGGGGAAAGAATAAAAAAGTAAAAAAGGGTTACAATAACCATTTCTAA
- a CDS encoding EbsA family protein, whose amino-acid sequence MNESIKIRPNLKLIFIFSFFSVFLFGMLTFHFSKRFIEELNTEFNLIIFLILCVFLILLIITSFFSLNFFSNIEVNEKEIIVKKMFSKKIIHIEDIKEIVVSEIIELYEFLAERTQIQLLNNEQINFYAFKYKDFYKLKNLLNYINEILKNENIKIKKINLKTVLTSNKKSKVNITRVSKTYNFSSILSFSGLLFYSFFIIIFFNIISGKTKEINDILLAVLIIFFFLFLYSLNTNYFIITEKHLIIKNSIFFWKKECFEFNEIESINIHYHYKQLGKTVVVKTKKFENRRFVSDNLLEGNWNAFKRELKNNGIYTFDDSNNTTRRILY is encoded by the coding sequence ATGAACGAATCTATAAAAATAAGACCTAACTTAAAATTAATATTCATTTTTAGTTTTTTTAGTGTGTTTCTTTTTGGAATGTTAACATTTCATTTTTCTAAAAGATTTATTGAAGAATTAAATACTGAATTTAATTTAATCATATTTTTAATTCTTTGCGTATTTTTAATTCTATTAATAATTACTTCATTTTTTTCATTAAATTTTTTTTCAAACATTGAAGTAAACGAAAAAGAAATTATTGTAAAGAAAATGTTTTCTAAAAAAATTATTCATATTGAGGATATTAAAGAAATAGTTGTGTCAGAAATAATTGAATTATATGAATTTCTTGCAGAAAGAACTCAAATTCAATTACTAAACAATGAACAAATAAATTTTTATGCATTTAAATATAAAGATTTTTACAAATTAAAAAATTTGTTAAACTACATAAATGAAATTTTAAAAAATGAAAATATAAAGATCAAGAAAATAAATTTGAAAACCGTTTTAACTTCAAATAAAAAATCAAAAGTAAATATAACTAGAGTAAGTAAAACATACAATTTCTCAAGTATTTTATCATTTTCAGGTTTATTATTTTACAGCTTCTTTATTATAATTTTTTTTAACATTATTTCAGGAAAAACAAAAGAGATTAATGATATATTATTGGCGGTTTTAATAATATTCTTTTTTCTTTTTTTATATTCTTTAAATACTAATTATTTCATAATTACTGAAAAACATCTAATAATAAAAAACTCAATATTTTTTTGGAAAAAAGAATGTTTTGAATTTAATGAAATTGAATCAATTAATATTCATTATCACTATAAACAATTAGGAAAAACTGTTGTTGTAAAAACAAAGAAATTTGAAAACAGAAGATTTGTTTCAGATAATTTATTAGAAGGAAACTGGAATGCATTTAAAAGAGAACTAAAAAATAATGGTATTTATACTTTTGACGATAGTAATAATACAACAAGAAGAATATTATATTAA
- a CDS encoding site-specific integrase — MASIKLILRTNQKDQTGKSPLYIRIIKDRKTKFITAGLKLKESDWDEAKQRVKKSYPNSARMNAALAQKIADAEGQVADMERKVKTVSIKKLKEAIKGKEVPNFFEYSRKHCERIRNNVSISTYKNYHAYLDKFEKWVGTKEVYFDDITVSLLMDYMSYLSNELKNGNTTQRYSIMILAIMFKEAIKEDLIPEYMYPFSKLKLKKDPSRRQFLKKEQFEAIINYKIDEKSKASVYRDMFIFSIFAGGLRFSDVLEFQVKHFNEEERRIQKVIRKTGRMHQFKIGQLALDIINKYKKENAEQDDFIFPVITNKELYLKNDEYRYTFIESANKAANFQLQRIAKKLEIPVKVTFHISRHTFATNALNNGMRIEHVSKLMDHRDISTTQVYAKIISEELDKAVDNYIY; from the coding sequence ATGGCATCTATTAAATTAATACTACGCACCAATCAGAAAGATCAAACAGGTAAAAGCCCTTTGTACATTAGAATTATAAAAGATAGAAAAACGAAATTTATCACTGCCGGACTCAAGCTTAAAGAAAGTGATTGGGATGAAGCAAAGCAGAGAGTAAAGAAAAGCTATCCTAATAGCGCGCGAATGAATGCAGCACTTGCTCAAAAAATTGCTGATGCTGAAGGACAAGTTGCCGATATGGAACGTAAAGTAAAAACCGTTTCCATTAAAAAACTAAAAGAAGCCATAAAAGGTAAAGAAGTACCAAATTTCTTCGAGTATTCCAGAAAACATTGTGAACGAATCAGAAACAACGTATCTATTTCAACCTATAAAAATTACCATGCTTATTTAGATAAGTTTGAAAAATGGGTAGGGACTAAGGAAGTTTATTTTGATGACATTACAGTTTCATTATTGATGGATTACATGAGTTATCTAAGCAACGAACTAAAAAACGGAAATACAACACAACGTTATTCGATTATGATTTTGGCAATTATGTTTAAAGAAGCCATTAAAGAAGATTTAATTCCGGAATACATGTATCCGTTTAGTAAGTTGAAATTAAAGAAAGACCCAAGCAGAAGACAGTTTTTAAAGAAAGAGCAATTCGAGGCGATTATCAATTATAAAATAGATGAAAAATCAAAAGCGAGTGTATATCGCGATATGTTTATCTTTTCAATTTTCGCAGGAGGATTACGATTCAGTGATGTATTAGAATTTCAAGTAAAACACTTCAATGAAGAAGAAAGAAGAATACAAAAAGTAATTCGCAAAACAGGAAGAATGCATCAGTTTAAAATAGGTCAGTTAGCATTGGATATCATCAATAAATACAAAAAGGAAAATGCAGAACAAGACGACTTTATATTCCCTGTAATCACAAATAAAGAACTGTATTTAAAGAATGATGAATACCGTTATACTTTTATAGAAAGTGCCAATAAAGCAGCTAATTTTCAATTACAACGCATAGCAAAGAAATTAGAAATTCCAGTAAAAGTAACATTTCACATAAGCCGCCACACCTTTGCAACCAATGCTTTAAACAACGGAATGAGAATTGAGCACGTTTCAAAACTAATGGACCACCGAGATATCAGCACAACCCAGGTATATGCTAAAATCATTTCGGAAGAATTAGACAAAGCGGTTGACAACTACATCTACTAA
- a CDS encoding helix-turn-helix domain-containing protein, with protein MEAIILTKDQYNDLMAKLDAIQSQLNTKPDPKKETFLDNQEFIMLMKISKRTAQTWRDEGKISFSQVGSKIYYKLSDVEKLLQEHYNKSFKGK; from the coding sequence ATGGAAGCAATTATTTTAACAAAAGACCAGTACAATGACTTAATGGCAAAATTAGATGCAATTCAAAGCCAACTAAACACCAAGCCAGACCCAAAGAAAGAAACCTTCTTAGACAATCAAGAGTTCATTATGCTGATGAAAATCTCCAAACGCACAGCACAAACCTGGAGAGATGAAGGCAAAATTTCATTCAGTCAAGTAGGAAGCAAAATCTACTACAAACTTTCTGATGTTGAAAAACTACTACAAGAACACTACAACAAATCATTCAAAGGAAAATAG
- a CDS encoding VapE domain-containing protein — protein MITIFKNFNEVIEHKTIPEILHEIKTGKYRPGITYLRKSLAENKLEAYEKAKKSLPAFTPSGKFVGGRKMEFLEAYSNFIILDIDKLSQTDLQNAKHKANQSEYTYASFISPSGNGLKILVKVNTAKEDHKETFLAIQKHYETLLNHEIDKSGKDITRLCFYSFDDNLYHNEAAIVFASETKQSSQTELVEVAQLPTETATATNSEAVYNHCIRFTEKKVQYATGSRNVFVHQLACNLNRKGISLNEALSFILTDFGYDEKEVTQTVHSAYGNIHEFGKDENFEKNRNTKNNTKKSDNQNLSPRAESRGDFYEDEEEEKTRITPIDKLENFLTSRYNFRHNIVSGKLEYQQLSSSSLSGRSGGAKKKWHVMNDFIENSMLRECLKGRIKTNLSSLRNLLYSDFCELYNPFEDYFFNLPGYNEKTDYILELANTITTTKQELWQECFKKWMVAMVGCVLDDKVINHTVIVFSGKQGLGKTTWVEKLVPRKLKEYLFSGTINPNNKDTLVQLSECMLINLDELENLNRSEIGSLKEIITKTQIRMRKAYGHNNETMPRRASFAGSVNTAQFLNDSTGSRRFLCFEVENIQYQHEINIDNVLSQALYLFKTGFRHWFDQEEIKKITENNEQYQLRSPEEELLLTWFEPCDRENATHYLNASQIAAKLAERAKITITDGTINKIGKALKKHNFTRLMRKGSPVYAVKEFTYEEVDQTNRQSEI, from the coding sequence ATGATAACAATCTTCAAAAACTTCAACGAAGTAATAGAACACAAAACAATTCCCGAAATCCTGCACGAAATCAAAACAGGAAAGTACAGACCAGGGATAACCTATTTGCGTAAATCATTAGCCGAAAACAAACTAGAAGCCTATGAAAAAGCCAAAAAATCATTACCTGCATTCACACCTTCAGGAAAATTTGTAGGTGGAAGAAAAATGGAATTTCTGGAAGCATACTCCAATTTCATTATCCTAGACATCGATAAATTAAGTCAAACCGATTTACAAAACGCAAAACACAAAGCCAACCAATCCGAATACACCTATGCAAGTTTCATAAGTCCATCAGGCAATGGATTAAAGATTTTAGTAAAAGTAAACACCGCAAAAGAAGATCACAAGGAAACCTTTTTGGCCATCCAAAAACACTATGAAACCCTATTAAACCATGAAATAGACAAATCCGGAAAAGACATAACCCGACTATGTTTCTACTCATTCGATGATAACCTCTATCATAACGAAGCTGCCATTGTCTTTGCGAGTGAAACGAAGCAATCTAGTCAAACTGAGCTTGTCGAAGTGGCTCAACTACCAACTGAGACTGCGACTGCGACTAACAGTGAAGCTGTGTATAATCACTGCATCCGATTCACCGAAAAAAAAGTGCAATACGCGACAGGTAGCCGAAACGTATTCGTACACCAACTTGCGTGTAACCTAAACCGAAAAGGCATTTCATTAAACGAAGCACTAAGCTTTATATTAACAGACTTTGGCTATGATGAAAAAGAAGTAACACAAACCGTTCACAGCGCCTACGGTAACATTCACGAATTTGGTAAAGATGAAAACTTTGAAAAGAACAGAAACACTAAAAACAACACAAAAAAATCAGACAATCAAAACCTGTCACCTCGAGCGGAGTCGAGAGGCGACTTCTACGAGGACGAAGAAGAAGAAAAAACAAGAATAACACCAATCGACAAACTAGAAAATTTTCTAACATCTCGATACAATTTCCGTCACAACATAGTATCAGGTAAACTAGAATATCAACAGCTTTCAAGCTCCTCCCTTTCGGGGAGGTCGGGTGGGGCCAAAAAGAAATGGCATGTAATGAATGACTTTATAGAAAACTCAATGCTTCGTGAATGTTTAAAAGGAAGAATCAAAACAAACCTTTCTTCGTTGCGAAACCTATTGTATTCCGATTTCTGTGAATTATACAATCCGTTCGAAGATTACTTTTTCAATCTACCAGGGTATAATGAAAAAACAGACTATATTTTAGAATTGGCAAACACCATAACCACTACAAAACAAGAACTTTGGCAAGAGTGTTTTAAAAAATGGATGGTAGCAATGGTCGGTTGTGTTTTAGATGACAAAGTAATCAATCACACCGTAATTGTATTCAGTGGAAAACAAGGATTAGGAAAAACCACTTGGGTAGAAAAACTAGTACCTAGAAAATTAAAAGAGTATTTGTTCTCTGGAACCATAAACCCGAACAACAAAGACACTTTAGTGCAGCTTTCAGAATGTATGTTAATCAACCTGGACGAATTAGAAAATCTAAACCGTTCTGAAATTGGAAGCTTAAAAGAAATCATTACAAAAACACAAATTAGAATGAGAAAAGCCTACGGACACAACAACGAAACCATGCCAAGACGCGCATCATTTGCCGGAAGTGTCAACACAGCGCAATTCTTAAACGACAGTACAGGAAGCAGACGATTCCTTTGTTTTGAAGTGGAAAACATCCAATACCAACACGAAATCAACATTGACAATGTATTATCACAAGCCTTGTATTTATTTAAAACAGGATTCAGACATTGGTTCGACCAAGAAGAAATCAAAAAAATCACAGAAAACAACGAACAATACCAACTAAGAAGCCCAGAAGAAGAATTGCTTTTAACATGGTTTGAACCTTGCGATAGAGAAAATGCCACCCATTATTTAAACGCCTCACAAATAGCAGCCAAACTAGCTGAAAGAGCAAAAATAACCATCACCGATGGAACAATAAACAAAATTGGAAAAGCATTAAAAAAACACAATTTCACAAGACTAATGCGAAAAGGAAGTCCAGTCTACGCAGTAAAAGAATTTACCTACGAAGAAGTAGATCAAACCAACCGACAATCCGAAATATAA
- a CDS encoding DNA cytosine methyltransferase, whose amino-acid sequence MRKLKFIDLFAGLGGFHLALQSLGHDCVFASELNSELRDLYEKNHNTKIEGDINLVDVNKIPSHDILCAGFPCQPFSKAGARLGLEDPRNGNLFYKIVEILNRHKPEFVFLENVANLKGHDEGNTWKVIHDELSKLYDVKEEILSPHHFGIAQHRSRFYIVGRLKEKGGLCDFKFPEKEEKDDISIHDIIIPDDDDFMTFKETTKNHLMIWQEFLDNLKPEEVPRFPIWAMEFGADYPFEGKAPIKLNSRDLKNKKGAFGTLIQGNSFDDMLKCLPTYAQDGLKSSQTEFPVWKKYYIRANREFYAKHKEWLDNWIPKIKEFENSHQKFEWNCGDKGPLTINDKIVQFRPSGIRVKQPTYSPALVLTTTQIPIFPWLGRYMTRKEAAKLQCMEDLKELPPTVAKAFRALGNAVNVGVVKRIAFNLIRDYE is encoded by the coding sequence ATGAGAAAGTTAAAATTTATAGATTTATTTGCTGGACTTGGTGGATTCCATTTAGCTCTCCAATCTTTAGGACATGATTGTGTTTTTGCAAGTGAGCTAAATAGTGAACTTAGAGATTTATATGAGAAAAATCATAACACTAAAATCGAAGGTGATATTAATTTAGTTGATGTAAATAAAATTCCAAGCCATGATATTCTTTGCGCAGGTTTTCCATGCCAACCTTTTTCAAAAGCAGGTGCACGATTAGGTTTAGAAGATCCAAGAAATGGGAATTTATTTTATAAAATAGTAGAAATATTAAATCGTCATAAACCTGAATTTGTTTTTTTAGAAAATGTTGCAAATTTAAAAGGACATGATGAAGGTAATACTTGGAAGGTAATTCATGATGAATTGTCAAAATTATATGATGTAAAGGAGGAAATTTTATCTCCTCATCATTTTGGAATTGCACAACATCGCTCAAGATTCTATATTGTTGGAAGGTTAAAAGAGAAAGGTGGATTATGTGATTTTAAATTCCCAGAAAAAGAAGAAAAAGACGATATAAGTATTCATGACATTATCATTCCAGATGATGATGATTTCATGACATTTAAGGAAACAACGAAAAATCATTTAATGATTTGGCAAGAGTTTTTGGATAATTTAAAACCAGAAGAAGTTCCTAGATTTCCGATTTGGGCAATGGAATTTGGTGCCGATTATCCTTTTGAAGGTAAAGCTCCAATAAAGTTAAACTCTAGAGATTTAAAAAATAAAAAGGGAGCATTCGGAACTTTAATTCAAGGCAACTCCTTTGATGACATGCTAAAATGTTTACCAACTTATGCTCAAGATGGTTTAAAATCAAGTCAAACTGAATTTCCTGTTTGGAAAAAGTACTATATCCGTGCCAATAGAGAATTTTATGCTAAACACAAAGAATGGTTGGATAATTGGATTCCAAAGATTAAAGAATTTGAAAATAGTCATCAAAAATTCGAATGGAATTGTGGAGATAAAGGACCACTTACAATAAATGATAAAATAGTACAATTCCGACCATCAGGAATAAGAGTTAAGCAACCTACATATTCACCAGCTTTAGTTCTTACAACTACTCAAATTCCAATTTTCCCTTGGCTTGGTAGATACATGACTAGAAAAGAAGCAGCTAAGTTGCAATGTATGGAAGACTTAAAAGAATTGCCACCTACAGTTGCTAAGGCATTTAGAGCTTTAGGTAATGCTGTTAATGTTGGTGTTGTAAAAAGAATTGCATTTAATCTGATAAGGGATTATGAGTAA
- a CDS encoding Z1 domain-containing protein: MAETIKIINQANSELNIIQGSRTLDLINRLTKLDAEEKETLLYESESILKNCVNPIETIGSTTGIAIGYVQSGKTMSFTTLTALAIDNRFRIIIYFAGIKVNLLEQTTNRLKKDLLTDSDNSRFFKVYQSPTITDNVHLKIKGALLLNHKPAILITVLKHHKHISELTKIFDTYEVKEALGNNGVLIIDDEADQASLNTYGRKNSKSEDWEEDEFSSTYSSILNLRAALPNHSYIQYTATPQGPLLINIMDLLSPKFHKVLTPGKSYTGGKTFFEENTDLIISIPEGEVYHHKKNQLSECPQSLINALQIFICGVAITVNIQDKENFLSMLIHADSLKDVSRQFYDWVKMMKDSWEDRLKLPDGDPSKTELIEQFKENYNEAVRRIQNPPEFEAVMVEVLQVILDTNIELVIAGSKEIDWSNATAHILVGADMLNRGYTVEGLMVSYMPRYSIGKSNADTIQQRCRFFGYKRNFLDSCRVFLPNESIMEYREYVEHEEIFRTNLKEHSLEEYEQLLILSGNVNPTRNNILSVDLIKHKLSGWRQLNALQHIDENNIFVENFISNINFKNYEDFGTPDRRHRYVKLEINVAIEFLKNFKIANMPDALRKSSTIQYLRFLADKKEVNHVYIFQMAYSVEEGRRRSLDTEDGKLKINNIFSGRALSGTDKYPGDKGICFEDSICIQIHRIRLKHYSMQWDNKLIHTLGIYYPEDFAHSFVGINK, from the coding sequence ATGGCTGAAACCATTAAAATTATTAATCAAGCTAATTCTGAATTAAATATAATTCAAGGTTCAAGAACATTGGATTTAATTAATCGGTTAACAAAATTAGATGCTGAAGAGAAAGAAACTTTATTGTATGAATCCGAAAGTATTTTAAAAAATTGTGTAAATCCTATTGAGACAATTGGTAGTACTACTGGAATTGCGATTGGTTATGTTCAAAGTGGTAAAACAATGTCATTTACTACATTAACAGCATTAGCTATAGATAATCGTTTTCGTATTATAATTTATTTTGCTGGAATAAAAGTAAACTTACTTGAACAAACAACTAATCGTCTAAAAAAAGACTTATTAACCGACTCTGACAATAGTAGGTTTTTTAAAGTATATCAAAGCCCTACAATAACAGATAATGTTCATCTTAAAATAAAAGGAGCGTTATTATTAAACCATAAACCAGCAATTCTAATTACAGTTTTAAAACATCACAAACATATTTCAGAGTTAACAAAGATTTTTGATACATATGAAGTAAAAGAAGCACTAGGAAATAATGGCGTTTTAATAATAGATGATGAAGCTGACCAAGCTAGTTTGAATACTTATGGGAGAAAAAATAGTAAAAGTGAAGATTGGGAAGAAGACGAATTTAGCTCTACCTATTCAAGTATTTTAAATTTAAGAGCTGCTCTCCCAAATCATTCATATATTCAATATACAGCTACACCTCAAGGTCCTTTGTTAATTAACATAATGGATTTGCTTTCGCCTAAATTTCATAAAGTATTAACTCCTGGTAAATCTTATACAGGTGGTAAAACTTTTTTTGAAGAAAATACAGATTTGATAATTTCTATTCCCGAAGGTGAAGTATATCATCATAAAAAAAATCAATTATCAGAATGTCCTCAAAGTCTGATTAATGCTTTACAAATTTTCATTTGTGGAGTTGCTATAACGGTAAATATTCAAGATAAAGAGAATTTCCTTTCCATGTTAATTCATGCAGATAGCTTGAAAGATGTAAGTCGTCAATTTTATGATTGGGTAAAAATGATGAAAGATAGTTGGGAAGATAGATTGAAACTACCTGATGGTGACCCAAGTAAAACTGAACTTATTGAACAATTCAAAGAGAATTATAATGAAGCTGTAAGAAGAATTCAAAATCCTCCTGAATTTGAGGCCGTAATGGTTGAAGTATTACAAGTTATTCTTGATACAAATATTGAATTAGTAATAGCTGGTTCTAAAGAGATTGATTGGAGTAATGCAACGGCTCATATCTTAGTTGGTGCTGATATGCTTAATCGTGGTTACACTGTAGAAGGATTAATGGTTTCTTATATGCCAAGATATAGCATTGGTAAGTCTAATGCTGATACAATCCAACAACGATGTCGTTTTTTTGGTTATAAAAGAAATTTTCTGGATAGTTGTAGAGTATTTCTTCCTAACGAATCAATAATGGAATACCGAGAATATGTTGAACATGAAGAAATTTTCAGAACAAACTTAAAAGAACATTCATTAGAAGAATATGAACAACTTTTAATACTGAGTGGTAATGTAAATCCAACAAGAAATAACATTTTATCAGTTGACTTAATAAAACATAAACTTAGTGGTTGGAGACAACTTAATGCTTTACAACACATTGATGAAAATAATATTTTTGTTGAAAATTTTATTTCCAACATTAATTTTAAAAACTATGAGGATTTTGGTACTCCAGATAGACGACATAGATATGTAAAACTAGAAATTAATGTTGCGATAGAGTTTTTAAAGAATTTCAAAATTGCTAATATGCCAGATGCATTGAGAAAATCCTCAACAATTCAGTATTTAAGATTTTTAGCAGACAAAAAGGAAGTAAATCACGTTTATATTTTCCAAATGGCATATTCAGTTGAAGAAGGAAGAAGAAGAAGTTTGGATACTGAGGATGGAAAATTGAAAATTAATAATATTTTTTCAGGTCGTGCATTATCAGGAACTGACAAATATCCAGGAGATAAAGGCATATGCTTTGAAGATTCAATTTGTATACAGATACATAGAATTAGACTAAAACATTATTCAATGCAATGGGATAATAAATTAATTCACACTCTTGGTATATATTATCCTGAGGATTTTGCTCATTCATTTGTTGGAATTAATAAATAA